The Chitinophaga caeni genome segment GTATTGAGCAACTCGTCATCCACCCTTACCAATAATTGGCCTTTAGAAACGACGCTACCTTCTTTTACGAGTAATTGGGTAATTCTGCCGGACACCTCGCTGGAGAAAGTCAGTTCCCTGATCGGTTCGAAATTACCGTTCGCGGTAAAGTTGCGATCAAATTCTACTTTAGCCACTTTTTCCACCAACACGGGTATAACCCCGTTATTACTTTCCTTTACGAAATCCGTTTTTTCGATATTGGCAGCTTTATTAGCATTCAGTTTCCACATAATGAAAGCCAAAGCACCAATAGTAAGAACGCCGTAGATGATAATTTTCTTCATGGCTATAGATTAGTTTAAGAGTGTTTTAAGGTTACCGTTAGATTTAATAAGATCAATTTCAGCGAGCTTGTATTGTAACAAGGCTTCATTGTAGCTGCGTTGTGCTTCCGCCATGGAAGTTTCCGCGTTGAGCAATTCGGTGAGATCTGTCAAACCCAACTCGTAATTGCTCTTGGTAGAAGTATAAACCTCTTCGGCCAACTCCACGTTTTCCCTTTGTGAACGGATGGTGTTAAGGTTATTGCTCAATTTCAACTTGGCATTAGCATAATCTGTTGCCAATGATAATTGGGATTCAGATTTGGCCATATCGAGTTGCTTGATGGTAGCTTCCGCCTGTTGAACGCGGGAGCGGCGGGCAAATCCATCGAAAATGGGTATTTTAACATTCAAACCTACGGAAGCCATACCGAACCAATTGGCGGTTGAGTTTCCTTTGAACAGGTCGAACTTATTACTCATCCCGTTGTAAGAATAATTGCCCTTGAGAGAAACGGTGGGGTAATACTCAGCGATGTAAGCCTTTCTTTGCAATTGCTGTAATTCTTGTTCCTTTTCTATCAGTTTATATTCCGTCCTGTTTCCAAAATTAAATACACCCCAATCTATATTACCCTCCGTTGCCTTCTCAATATCTTCCAAGGTAACGACCGGGAAAGTCAACGAAGCATCGTTAGGCATCCCCATTACCTGTTTCAATAAATTTGTTTGTTCTTCTACTGTATTCAGCAGGTTATTTTTCTCAGTTGTAGCGTTTACTAAGTTTACCTTGATCCTGTCGAGGTCGATCCTTCTAGCCAAGCCATTTTCAAATTGCGTAGTGGTTGTTTTTACAAGTTGTTTAAACTTGTCGATGTTCGATTCCACCACTTTAATTTTCTGGTTAGTTAATAATACGGTGAAGTAAGACCTGGCTACATTGTAGATCACGTCTTCCTCGGATTTAGCCGTTTGCAAAGCATAGTAAGCTTCCCCGCTCTTGGCAGCTTTCAAGCCGGTAAACACGCTGGCATTGTAGAGCTGCTGGGTCAAGTCGCCGGAAAGGGTACTATTATAAGTGGTACCGGCTTCGATGATGGTAGTTTCCCCGGGCTTGCCTTGCAGTTCGCCGGGAAGCACTAATTTCTGTTTGAGTAAATTATCGGTGAGACTAGCATTACCATTGATTTGCGGTAAAGCCTGGGCTTTCACTTCTTTAGTTTTCAGCTTACCGATTTCTTCATTGACACGGGTTTG includes the following:
- a CDS encoding TolC family protein, translated to MKRLKLSLILLIGLGVSQVKAQEQPLTLKECLQYALKNNQRLQQTRVNEEIGKLKTKEVKAQALPQINGNASLTDNLLKQKLVLPGELQGKPGETTIIEAGTTYNSTLSGDLTQQLYNASVFTGLKAAKSGEAYYALQTAKSEEDVIYNVARSYFTVLLTNQKIKVVESNIDKFKQLVKTTTTQFENGLARRIDLDRIKVNLVNATTEKNNLLNTVEEQTNLLKQVMGMPNDASLTFPVVTLEDIEKATEGNIDWGVFNFGNRTEYKLIEKEQELQQLQRKAYIAEYYPTVSLKGNYSYNGMSNKFDLFKGNSTANWFGMASVGLNVKIPIFDGFARRSRVQQAEATIKQLDMAKSESQLSLATDYANAKLKLSNNLNTIRSQRENVELAEEVYTSTKSNYELGLTDLTELLNAETSMAEAQRSYNEALLQYKLAEIDLIKSNGNLKTLLN